A window of the Zeugodacus cucurbitae isolate PBARC_wt_2022May chromosome 4, idZeuCucr1.2, whole genome shotgun sequence genome harbors these coding sequences:
- the LOC105214995 gene encoding odorant receptor Or2-like: MSFCEELFNWSLVFMNRAGYFDRHRRASVLLIPPISLCVAAFYRTYILRNDFDEVIVNLFKISGATVTTMRAFVVMYKSQAFLDFFVFVEKWYEEQQRDGEEVTLRKTHEFTQKIRKAAKTLLIVTMIILSYMVLIQLLATVGIGYRKLIVDVAFPGIDFYISPNWEIMSFLQCLYVAPFTFVSYVSYLCLTLIAISFGIFLMKDLQFKLENMNDMTDLEALNCIKKCVKAHVMIIKYHNHLEALFSVGSFADVCIFGIIPCVIIVLSTMDHDISMLIADIQMAAMVMTSTFIFFWVANNFVIESENIANAAYNCNWVDRNKEFRKYIPLIIGNSQKQLQLTAGGIKPINMEFFLTIVRCTYSLFTVLFTMKTGGDS, encoded by the exons atgagcTTCTGTGAAGAATTGTTTAACTGGAGTTTGGTGTTTATGAATCGCGCCGGCTACTTTGATCGGCATCGTCGCGCAAGTGTCTTACTCATACCACCAATATCTCTATGTGTTGCGGCATTTTATCGCACTTACATCCTTaggaatgatttcgatgaagttattgttaatttgtttaaaatatccgGGGCTACTGTAACAACAATGCGTGCTTTTGTTGTGATGTACAAGTCACAGGCATTCTTGgactttttcgtttttgttgagAAGTGGTACGAGGAGCAACAG CGCGACGGTGAGGAGGTGACATTAAGAAAAACACACgaatttacgcaaaaaattaGAAAGGCTGCAAAAACTCTTCTCATCGTCACCATGATTATTCTATCTTACATGGTCTTGATACAGTTACTAGCAACTGTTGGTATTGGATATCGAA AACTAATCGTTGACGTCGCATTCCCGGGTATCGATTTCTATATAAGCCCAAATTGGGAGATAATGTCCTTTCTGCAGTGTTTATATGTTGCGCCATTTACATTCGTTTCCTACGTCTCCTATTTATGTTTGACTTTAATAGCCATTTCGTTTGGCATTTTCTTGATGAAAGATCTGCAATTCAAACTGGAAAATATGAACGATATGACCGATCTAGAAGctttaaattgtattaagaaGTGTGTTAAAGCTCATGTTATGATTATAAA ATATCACAATCACCTGGAAGCATTATTTTCGGTTGGAAGTTTTGCCGATGTGTGCATTTTCGGCATCATTCCTTGTGTCATAATCGTGCTTTCAACAATG GATCACGATATTTCAATGTTGATTGCAGATATTCAGATGGCTGCTATGGTTATGACTTCGACATTTATCTTCTTTTGGGTTGCCAATAATTTCGTTATCGAG AGTGAAAATATAGCTAACGCCGCCTATAACTGCAATTGGGTAGATCGTAACAAGGAATTTCGGAAATACATCCCACTAATTATCGGTAACAGTCAGAAGCAATTGCAG CTCACTGCTGGCGGCATAAAACCGATTAATATGGAGTTTTTCCTGACCATAGTGCGCTGCACTTACTCACTCTTCACCGTTCTATTCACAATGAAGACAGGAGGAGACTCTTAA
- the LOC105213516 gene encoding protein tipE, translated as MGDEQEERTFKEKMLFYTTAFFILLGTFSMFAFLFLVPFVIEPAFTTIFMQFEEVPALCETYDVETYFGAKNCSWASCREGCTKDIYTCTQIRVNYRLNLYNYTDEFNFTEYHINLAEAERELPPVKRTDRYERAIRDYDYDAATSDAAKANQMDVPAAAALMSSPSVALAAAAAATTSEQVRLNTITFGSEAAGIGGDGTSGYLVDEEPLDEDVGGPGSILFNEERHPFDEISELNEGLMGNNSMYFYVGARLFPNVKGCGYPPMLNCTIWLKRYTKIGIKFPCYYSKVDPSLVISDLDYWQNTLNLIYSMAIPIPSFIISVIYLTYAYFKIYNEDEETAPLDKNAEDMDIDEGEVDESDGAALANNAAGSQIINMDSTTGESCVDVVLPNGGPGMTTSISQGGSVTTPGQYLAQSPGGSQMTPNSDMNSFGHQLKVQMADELSRDSLENGVLSTSNSVQGNLSKTMTTSISTPPGPTAAV; from the exons ATGGGTGACGAACAGGAAGAGCGCACCTTCAAGGAGAAGATGCTCTTCTACACCACTGCCTTCTTCATACTACTCGGCACATTTAGCATGTTTGCCTTCCTCTTTCTCGTGCCGTTCGTCATAGAGCCCGCCTTCACGACGATCTTTATGCAATTCGAAGAGGTGCCCGCACTGTGCGAAACCTACGATGTGGAGACATATTTCGGCGCCAAGAATTGCTCGTGGGCATCGTGTCGCGAGGGCTGCACAAAGGATATTTACACGTGTACACAGATACGCGTCAATTATCGACTGAATTTGTACAATTACACAGATGAATTCAATTTCACTGAGTATCACATCAATTTGGCTGAGGCGGAACGCGAATTGCCGCCAGTCAAGCGTACCGATCGTTATGAACGTGCCATACGCGATTACGATTACGATGCGGCCACGAGTGATGCCGCAAAGGCGAATCAAATGGATGTGCCCGCGGCGGCGGCTCTAATGTCCAGTCCCTCAGTGGCGTTGGccgcagcggcggcggcgacgACAAGCGAACAAGTACGACTGAATACGATCACTTTCGGCAGTGAGGCTGCGGGCATTGGCGGTGACGGCACGAGTGGTTATCTCGTCGATGAGGAGCCGCTCGATGAGGATGTGGGCGGTCCCGGTAGTATATTGTTCAACGAAGAACGTCATCCATTCGATGAGATCTCCGAGCTGAATGAGGGTCTCATGGGTAATAATTCAATGTATTTCTATGTGGGCGCACGTCTCTTTCCCAACGTTAAGGGTTGCGGTTATCCGCCCATGCTCAATTGTACGATTTGGCTGAAACGTTATACGAAGATTGGTATTAAGTTTCCATGCTACTATTCGAAAGTCGATCCAAGTTTGGTGATAAGCGATTTGGATTATTGGCAGAACACATTGAATCTGATCTATTCGATGGCCATACCAATACCATCGTTTATTATATCGGTGATATATCTGACATATGCATACTTCAAAATCTATAATGAGGATGAAGAAACGGCGCCGCTCGATAAGAATGCCGAAGATATGGATATTGATGAGGGTGAGGTGGACGAGAGTGATGGCGCTGCGTTGGCTAACAATGCGGCCGGCAGTCAGATCATCAATATGGACTCGACGACGGGTGAGAGTTGCGTGGATGTGGTACTGCCGAATGGTGGCCCCGGCATGACGACCTCTATATCGCAGGGCGGTTCGGTCACAACGCCGGGTCAGTATTTGGCGCAATCGCCGGGCGGCTCACAAATGACACCCAATTCCGATATGAACTCGTTCGGTCATCAGCTTAAGGTGCAAATGGCGGACGAATTGTCGCGTGACTCATTGGAAAATGGTGTGCTGTCGACATCGAACTCGGTGCAGGG AAACTTGAGCAAGACGATGACGACGAGTATCTCAACTCCACCTGGGCCGACGGCAGCAGTTTAA